Proteins found in one Opitutaceae bacterium genomic segment:
- the nifD gene encoding nitrogenase molybdenum-iron protein alpha chain gives MSEIYDTPQGSPHDGVPEPTRPLPDPAAARDEMLQVYPDKTKKKRAKQLLVNQDPEQPKEIGANTRTIPGIMTQRGCTYAGCRGVVIGPMHDVLHITHGPIGCSFYSWQTRRNLARPQPGQTNYLQYSMTTDMMEEEIIFGGEKKLAAAIREAYRIFKPKAIAVYATCPVGLIGDDIHSVCRQAKAELGINVFGFSCEGYKGVSQSAGHHIANNGVFKHMVGLNDAPDPGEFRINILGEYNIGGDAWEIDTLLRKCGIHVTATLSGDISYEQVTKCHTADLNVVQCHRSINYMAEMMETKYGIPWFKVNFLGAKATAKSLRKIAQFFESKKLSDRVEEVIAQEMAELRPVQEAARIHCQGKTAALFVGGSRAHHYQDLFRDIGMTTVAAGYEFAHRDDYEGRDVLPSIKIDADSRNIEEIEVEPDPTRFRPRKTPDQNAALEAGGFTYKDYEGMMRDMKKGALVIDDISQHEMEKLIELYKPDIICSGIKEKFSIEKSGVPCKQLHSYDYGGPYAAFTGAANFYKEIDRMVNTQVWKLVTPIWKREPEIPARFTVQSKAARADVEESKTWKAPSRKSEEAEV, from the coding sequence ATGTCAGAAATCTACGACACTCCACAGGGCTCGCCTCATGACGGGGTTCCAGAGCCCACACGCCCGTTGCCCGACCCGGCTGCCGCCCGGGACGAGATGCTCCAGGTCTACCCGGACAAGACGAAAAAGAAGCGCGCCAAGCAGCTGCTGGTGAATCAGGATCCAGAGCAGCCCAAGGAGATCGGGGCAAACACCCGGACGATTCCGGGAATCATGACCCAGCGCGGCTGCACCTACGCCGGATGCCGCGGCGTCGTCATCGGTCCGATGCACGATGTGCTCCACATCACGCATGGTCCAATCGGCTGCTCGTTCTACTCGTGGCAGACTCGACGGAACCTCGCGCGCCCACAGCCGGGCCAGACCAACTACCTCCAGTACTCCATGACGACAGACATGATGGAGGAGGAGATCATCTTTGGCGGCGAGAAAAAGCTGGCGGCAGCCATTCGCGAAGCGTACCGGATCTTCAAGCCGAAGGCGATCGCCGTCTATGCGACCTGCCCCGTGGGTCTCATCGGCGACGACATCCACTCCGTGTGCCGCCAGGCAAAGGCCGAGCTTGGGATCAATGTATTCGGATTCTCCTGCGAGGGTTACAAGGGCGTCTCCCAGTCGGCCGGCCACCACATTGCCAACAACGGCGTGTTCAAGCACATGGTCGGCCTCAACGATGCGCCTGATCCAGGCGAATTCCGCATCAACATCCTCGGCGAATACAACATCGGCGGCGACGCGTGGGAAATCGACACCCTGCTGAGAAAATGCGGTATCCACGTCACCGCTACACTCTCGGGCGACATTTCCTACGAGCAGGTCACCAAATGCCACACCGCAGACCTGAATGTCGTGCAGTGCCATCGCTCGATCAACTACATGGCCGAGATGATGGAGACGAAATACGGCATTCCTTGGTTCAAGGTGAACTTTCTGGGCGCCAAGGCCACCGCGAAGTCGCTCCGCAAGATCGCACAGTTCTTCGAATCGAAGAAACTGTCCGACCGCGTCGAGGAGGTGATCGCCCAGGAGATGGCTGAACTTCGGCCGGTTCAGGAGGCAGCCCGAATCCATTGCCAGGGCAAGACCGCTGCCCTTTTTGTTGGCGGCTCCCGCGCCCACCACTACCAGGACTTATTCCGTGACATCGGAATGACCACGGTGGCCGCCGGCTACGAGTTCGCCCACCGCGACGATTACGAGGGACGCGATGTGCTGCCCTCGATCAAGATCGACGCCGACTCCCGCAACATCGAGGAGATCGAGGTGGAGCCGGATCCGACGCGCTTCCGTCCGCGCAAGACTCCCGACCAGAACGCCGCACTCGAGGCGGGCGGGTTCACATACAAGGACTACGAGGGCATGATGCGCGACATGAAGAAGGGTGCGCTCGTCATCGACGATATCTCCCAGCACGAGATGGAGAAGCTCATCGAGCTGTACAAACCCGACATCATCTGCTCGGGCATCAAGGAGAAGTTCTCCATCGAGAAAAGCGGCGTCCCCTGCAAGCAGCTTCACAGCTACGACTACGGTGGTCCCTATGCGGCGTTCACCGGGGCGGCGAACTTCTACAAGGAGATTGATCGCATGGTGAACACACAGGTGTGGAAGTTGGTCACACCTATCTGGAAGCGCGAGCCCGAGATCCCGGCGAGATTCACGGTTCAATCCAAGGCGGCCCGGGCTGACGTCGAAGAGTCAAAGACCTGGAAGGCTCCGTCACGGAAATCCGAGGAAGCAGAGGTCTGA
- a CDS encoding GNAT family N-acetyltransferase, translating to MCFNSKECTSRTASAGTCTCGGAEGGFEIREATLADIPAVAALVQELAAFENLHHECEETPLLLSKHLFGPGAAATALIAHHRQNVAGIAVWYRTFSTFLGRPGAFVEDLYVRPQFRKHGLGRQLLTAVAQQAQRQGCARLEWRTLKWNETALGFYKNLGAEVLAEWTTLRLDASHLFDLPNAVKTAAPCKL from the coding sequence ATGTGCTTCAACTCCAAGGAATGCACAAGCCGCACCGCTTCCGCAGGCACCTGCACCTGCGGGGGCGCTGAGGGCGGTTTCGAGATTCGCGAGGCCACGCTTGCCGATATTCCGGCCGTCGCAGCGCTCGTTCAGGAACTCGCGGCCTTTGAAAACCTCCACCACGAATGCGAAGAGACCCCGCTGCTGCTTAGCAAGCACCTCTTCGGTCCAGGCGCCGCTGCCACCGCCCTCATCGCGCACCACAGGCAGAACGTCGCTGGAATCGCAGTTTGGTATCGGACCTTCTCCACATTCCTAGGCCGCCCGGGTGCCTTCGTAGAAGACCTCTATGTGCGGCCTCAGTTTCGCAAACATGGGCTCGGTCGACAGCTGCTCACAGCCGTGGCCCAGCAGGCACAGAGACAGGGATGTGCACGCTTGGAATGGCGCACACTGAAGTGGAACGAAACGGCGCTCGGATTCTACAAAAATCTCGGCGCCGAAGTGCTCGCCGAATGGACCACCCTTCGGCTCGATGCCTCTCACCTGTTCGATCTGCCCAACGCCGTGAAGACCGCGGCGCCGTGCAAGCTGTGA
- the nifE gene encoding nitrogenase iron-molybdenum cofactor biosynthesis protein NifE: MLSAAAKSISVLPARAASITTVGGQAPAALACDKASLAGSVTQRACAFCGSRVVLYPIADALHLVHGPIGCAAYTWDIRGAQSSGPQLFRNSFSTDLREMDVIYGGEKKLGAALRELIARHSPKAAFVYSTCIVGVIGDDVSAVCKEVAAEVGIPVIPVASEGFKGTKKDGYRAACDAVYHLIGSGNTADIPKFSINLLGDFNIAGETWVIRNYFERMGITVVATLTGDGRVDAIRRCHGATLNLVQCSGSMTSLAKRMEKEHGIPFLRVSFFGIEDMSAAIYAVANFFNDDVLREKAQQVIREELGALVPELRMYRTSLEGKKAAIYVGGAFKAFSLVRALRSIGMSTAIVGTQTGDSGDYETLENICEPGTIILDDSNPLELAKFCLEKDVDLFIGGVKERPIAYKLGIGFCDHNHERKEALAGYVGMLNFAKEVYATVMSPVWQFTPRRDADELFSIGAST, encoded by the coding sequence ATGCTGTCCGCAGCCGCCAAATCCATCTCGGTTCTTCCGGCGCGAGCGGCTTCCATAACCACCGTGGGGGGACAGGCCCCTGCCGCCCTCGCGTGCGACAAAGCCAGCCTTGCCGGGTCGGTGACCCAGCGGGCCTGCGCCTTCTGCGGCTCCCGTGTGGTCCTCTACCCCATCGCAGACGCCCTTCACCTCGTCCACGGGCCAATCGGTTGCGCAGCCTACACCTGGGACATCCGGGGTGCGCAGTCATCCGGTCCGCAGCTTTTCCGCAACAGCTTCTCCACCGATTTGCGTGAGATGGACGTCATTTACGGCGGCGAAAAGAAGTTGGGTGCCGCCCTTCGGGAGTTGATTGCGAGGCACTCACCCAAGGCGGCATTTGTTTACTCCACCTGCATAGTTGGGGTCATTGGTGACGACGTATCCGCGGTCTGCAAGGAGGTCGCTGCGGAAGTTGGGATCCCAGTCATTCCGGTGGCCTCGGAGGGATTCAAGGGCACAAAGAAGGACGGGTATCGCGCGGCGTGCGATGCCGTCTACCACCTCATCGGCTCCGGCAATACAGCGGACATCCCGAAATTCAGCATCAACCTCCTGGGCGACTTCAACATCGCCGGCGAGACCTGGGTGATTCGGAACTATTTTGAACGCATGGGAATCACCGTCGTGGCCACGCTCACGGGTGATGGGCGGGTTGACGCGATCAGGCGTTGCCATGGTGCCACGCTCAACCTGGTTCAGTGCTCCGGCTCGATGACTTCCCTCGCCAAGCGCATGGAGAAGGAGCACGGCATTCCCTTCCTGCGGGTGTCTTTCTTCGGGATCGAGGACATGTCGGCTGCAATCTATGCCGTTGCGAATTTCTTCAACGACGACGTGCTCCGCGAAAAAGCGCAGCAGGTGATCCGGGAGGAACTAGGCGCCCTTGTGCCTGAATTGCGGATGTACCGCACCAGCCTGGAGGGAAAAAAGGCGGCGATCTACGTCGGCGGCGCGTTCAAGGCCTTCTCACTGGTCCGGGCGCTTCGCTCGATTGGCATGTCGACCGCAATCGTCGGCACCCAGACCGGGGACTCCGGCGACTACGAAACCCTTGAAAACATCTGCGAGCCTGGGACGATCATCCTCGACGATTCAAACCCGCTGGAGCTGGCGAAATTCTGCCTCGAGAAAGACGTCGATCTCTTCATCGGTGGAGTCAAAGAGCGGCCCATTGCCTACAAGCTTGGGATAGGATTCTGCGACCACAACCACGAGCGCAAGGAAGCCCTCGCCGGGTATGTGGGCATGCTGAACTTTGCGAAGGAAGTCTACGCGACCGTCATGTCTCCCGTCTGGCAGTTCACACCCAGGCGCGACGCGGACGAACTCTTTTCAATTGGAGCATCCACATGA
- the nifH gene encoding nitrogenase iron protein, with protein MRKIAIYGKGGIGKSTTTQNTVAGLVEMGKKVMVVGCDPKADSTRLLLGGLAQRSVLDTLREEGEDVELADIRSPGFCNSLCVESGGPEPGVGCAGRGIITSINMLEQLGAYDEAEQLDYVFYDVLGDVVCGGFAMPIREGKAEEIYIVCSGEMMAMYAANNISKGILKFAKTGNVRLGGLICNSRKVDNEREMIEKFAEKLGTQMIHFVPRHNDVQRAEINRKTVIEWNPACDQADEYRALARAIAENKKLVIPTPLSIQELEDLLMAYGLMN; from the coding sequence ATGAGAAAAATCGCTATCTACGGCAAGGGTGGCATCGGCAAGTCCACCACAACCCAGAACACAGTCGCCGGTCTCGTTGAGATGGGCAAAAAAGTGATGGTGGTCGGCTGCGACCCCAAGGCCGACTCGACGCGACTGCTGCTGGGCGGTCTCGCCCAACGCTCGGTGCTCGACACGCTTCGCGAGGAAGGCGAGGACGTCGAACTGGCCGACATCCGGTCGCCCGGATTCTGCAACTCCTTGTGCGTCGAGTCCGGCGGCCCGGAGCCAGGGGTTGGCTGCGCCGGCCGCGGCATCATCACATCAATCAACATGCTCGAGCAGCTCGGTGCCTATGACGAGGCAGAGCAACTCGACTACGTCTTCTATGACGTGCTGGGTGACGTCGTATGCGGTGGTTTCGCCATGCCGATTCGTGAGGGCAAGGCCGAGGAAATCTACATCGTCTGCTCCGGCGAGATGATGGCGATGTATGCGGCCAACAACATTTCAAAGGGCATCTTGAAATTCGCCAAAACCGGCAATGTCCGTCTCGGCGGCCTCATCTGCAACTCGCGCAAGGTCGACAACGAACGTGAGATGATCGAAAAGTTCGCGGAGAAGCTGGGAACCCAGATGATCCACTTCGTCCCGCGCCACAACGACGTGCAGCGCGCGGAGATCAACCGCAAAACGGTGATCGAGTGGAATCCCGCGTGTGACCAAGCCGATGAGTATCGCGCTCTCGCCCGGGCGATTGCCGAGAACAAGAAACTCGTGATTCCGACGCCGCTGTCGATCCAGGAACTCGAGGACCTGTTGATGGCCTACGGCCTCATGAACTGA
- the nifK gene encoding nitrogenase molybdenum-iron protein subunit beta, which translates to MLNGTTSEIAERKALRVNAAKTCQPIGAMYASLGIHGCMPHSHGSQGCCSYHRSHLTRHFKEPVIATTSSFTEGASVFGGLANLTQALRNIFTIYNPEIVAVHTTCLSEVIGDDIPTIVKRAREEGAIPEGKLVIHTNTPSFVGSHVTGFSNMVTSTLRYLAERSEGETKNQINLIPGFVEPADMRELKRLCSLMEVSTVMLPDTSDVLDGPLDGEYHMYPRGGTPVSSIRTMGDSMVTVALGHFASHPAAIALEGKHNVPAALLELPIGVGATDQFIQALRAYNVGGSVPQALEIERGRLVDMMSDMQQYFHQKRVAIAGDPDHVIALTRFLLELGALPFYCITGSPGNHFERRMHELLDPVVPDAKIKQCADFFELHQWIKNAPVDLLIANTYGKYIARVENIPFVRVGFPILDRVGHRFFPTLGYAGGIRLVELITNALFDKKDRDCPEEWFELVM; encoded by the coding sequence ATGCTTAACGGAACCACATCAGAAATCGCCGAGCGCAAGGCCTTGCGCGTAAACGCGGCAAAGACCTGCCAGCCCATCGGCGCCATGTACGCGTCACTCGGCATCCATGGGTGCATGCCCCACAGCCACGGCTCGCAGGGTTGTTGCTCCTACCACCGTTCGCACCTGACTCGTCATTTCAAGGAGCCTGTGATCGCTACGACCAGTTCCTTCACCGAGGGCGCGTCGGTTTTCGGCGGCCTGGCGAACCTCACCCAGGCTCTCCGCAACATCTTCACCATCTACAATCCTGAGATCGTGGCGGTGCACACCACCTGCCTCTCGGAAGTGATCGGAGATGATATTCCCACGATCGTGAAGCGCGCCCGCGAAGAAGGTGCGATTCCCGAGGGGAAGCTGGTCATCCATACCAACACGCCGAGCTTCGTCGGATCGCACGTCACCGGTTTCTCAAACATGGTGACATCGACGCTGCGCTACCTCGCGGAAAGATCGGAGGGCGAGACGAAGAACCAGATCAACCTGATCCCCGGATTCGTCGAGCCCGCCGACATGCGCGAGCTAAAGCGGCTCTGCAGCTTGATGGAAGTCTCGACGGTCATGCTCCCAGATACGTCTGACGTACTGGATGGCCCGCTCGACGGTGAATACCACATGTACCCGCGCGGGGGCACACCGGTCTCTTCGATTCGCACCATGGGCGATTCCATGGTGACGGTGGCACTCGGTCACTTCGCATCACATCCCGCGGCGATCGCGCTCGAGGGGAAGCACAACGTCCCTGCGGCTCTGCTCGAACTGCCGATCGGTGTGGGCGCCACCGACCAGTTCATCCAGGCCCTGCGCGCCTACAACGTGGGGGGCAGCGTCCCTCAGGCGCTCGAAATCGAGCGTGGTCGGCTCGTCGACATGATGAGCGACATGCAGCAGTACTTTCACCAGAAGCGGGTGGCGATCGCCGGAGATCCCGACCATGTGATCGCCCTCACCCGGTTCCTCCTGGAACTTGGCGCACTGCCCTTTTACTGCATCACAGGAAGTCCCGGCAATCACTTCGAGCGCCGCATGCACGAACTCCTCGATCCCGTCGTGCCCGATGCGAAGATCAAACAGTGCGCTGACTTCTTTGAGCTACACCAGTGGATCAAAAACGCGCCGGTGGACCTGCTCATCGCCAACACCTACGGCAAGTACATAGCTCGCGTGGAGAACATCCCCTTCGTGCGCGTGGGCTTCCCAATCCTTGACCGCGTGGGCCACAGGTTCTTCCCCACTCTGGGATACGCTGGAGGAATCCGGCTCGTTGAACTCATCACCAATGCCCTCTTCGATAAGAAGGACCGGGATTGTCCCGAGGAGTGGTTTGAACTCGTTATGTAA
- the modB gene encoding molybdate ABC transporter permease subunit, with amino-acid sequence MGDIATITVFTLLIACASTLMILPFGIAAGWLLAHRRFWGKSAVETVLALPLVIPPVATGLILLKLFGRRSPLGMLLSEKLGIEVIFTWKAVLLATAVMSFPLLVRSARVAFEEVDPRLEKVARTLGAGPWRVFFTISLPLARRGVVAGALLSFARALGEFGATVMVAGYFVGETATLSLGIYHLVQLGRDDEALVLLGISVALAYAAVFTSEQLIRRARNRS; translated from the coding sequence ATGGGCGACATTGCCACCATCACGGTGTTCACCCTCTTGATCGCATGCGCAAGCACGCTCATGATCCTGCCTTTTGGAATCGCCGCGGGCTGGCTCCTCGCCCATCGGCGTTTCTGGGGAAAATCCGCGGTGGAGACCGTCTTGGCGCTGCCCCTGGTGATACCACCCGTCGCCACGGGTCTTATCCTCCTGAAGCTCTTCGGGAGACGCAGCCCCCTCGGCATGCTGCTGAGCGAGAAACTCGGCATCGAAGTGATCTTCACTTGGAAGGCGGTCCTCCTCGCCACCGCAGTCATGTCCTTCCCCCTGCTGGTTCGCAGCGCGCGTGTTGCCTTCGAGGAGGTGGATCCTCGCTTGGAGAAGGTTGCCCGCACCCTTGGGGCGGGGCCTTGGCGAGTCTTCTTCACCATATCGCTCCCCCTCGCACGGAGGGGAGTCGTCGCGGGAGCCCTGCTCTCGTTCGCGCGGGCACTCGGCGAATTCGGCGCCACCGTGATGGTCGCGGGCTATTTCGTGGGCGAGACGGCCACGCTCTCGCTCGGCATCTACCACCTCGTGCAACTTGGTCGCGATGACGAGGCGCTCGTCCTCCTCGGCATCTCCGTGGCCCTCGCGTACGCAGCTGTCTTCACCAGCGAGCAGTTGATCAGGCGCGCAAGGAACCGGTCATGA
- the draG gene encoding ADP-ribosyl-[dinitrogen reductase] hydrolase, translating to MDLNKVRDRALGAYVGLAIGDALGATVEFMTASEIAATHGIHRELTGGGWLHLPPGQVTDDTQMALALGRALLSHPPPWSATRIADEFINWMHSHPPDIGQTVRRGLRRYLLTGAVEAPPSEADGGNGAAMRHLPCVLATLGEPDLLEITCLKQAHITHNHPFSDSGMLLLATLTRRGILDGDSATALHLAHEFVGTHPEFRFRPWPRRTTGYIVDTVQTVLDAVFNTDNFEDCVVTAVNRGGDADTIGALAGQLAGALYGASAIPLRWLRKLDPLVLRSVEQQARSLLALPSARM from the coding sequence ATGGATCTCAACAAAGTCCGCGATCGCGCGCTTGGTGCCTACGTGGGGCTCGCAATTGGCGACGCCCTGGGTGCCACCGTGGAGTTCATGACCGCATCCGAGATCGCGGCAACACACGGTATCCATCGCGAACTTACCGGCGGCGGGTGGCTCCATCTCCCTCCTGGCCAGGTGACTGACGACACCCAGATGGCACTCGCCTTGGGACGAGCGCTCCTTTCACACCCGCCGCCCTGGTCCGCGACCCGGATTGCAGATGAGTTCATCAACTGGATGCATAGCCACCCTCCAGACATTGGCCAGACGGTGAGGCGGGGCCTCAGGCGATACCTGCTGACCGGAGCAGTCGAGGCCCCACCCAGCGAGGCGGATGGTGGGAATGGCGCTGCGATGAGGCACTTGCCCTGCGTGCTCGCCACGTTGGGTGAACCAGACCTGCTTGAAATAACCTGTCTCAAACAGGCCCACATCACCCACAACCACCCCTTTTCAGATTCGGGGATGTTGCTCCTCGCCACTCTTACACGGCGGGGAATACTCGATGGTGATTCCGCTACTGCGCTTCACCTGGCGCATGAGTTCGTTGGAACACACCCGGAGTTCAGGTTCAGGCCATGGCCGAGAAGGACAACCGGGTACATCGTCGACACGGTGCAAACCGTCCTCGATGCCGTCTTCAACACCGACAACTTCGAGGACTGTGTGGTCACTGCCGTCAATCGCGGAGGCGACGCCGACACCATTGGCGCCCTGGCGGGCCAACTCGCAGGCGCCCTCTACGGTGCGAGCGCCATACCGCTACGTTGGCTTCGAAAACTGGACCCACTTGTCCTCAGGTCGGTGGAGCAACAGGCACGATCCCTCCTTGCCCTTCCCTCGGCGCGAATGTAA
- a CDS encoding NAD(+)--dinitrogen-reductase ADP-D-ribosyltransferase has product MPLRTPFNHCQVPPWQLAAIEFQQNPVPLELGDVLITDRKLWRKLDELTDRDARAWFFHDYLSVKFSLHAWSDLSHTAPARNALRHSYVHCLRHWGVESNGPSGAALKHWVESRFGLRPTYHGGRLAEDETARMKYVRDRVKGAAHTMGLFQQLDLLYTHSQRELVRQRGNERWLTLYRGTHDSTDYWLQNAPANGRRLLVELNNLSSFTEDPEVAWEFGSSVWRVQVPVPKVLCFPGILPPQFLQGESECLVLGGVYEVERLSH; this is encoded by the coding sequence ATGCCCCTCCGCACCCCCTTTAACCATTGCCAGGTCCCTCCGTGGCAACTGGCGGCGATCGAGTTCCAGCAGAATCCGGTGCCGCTTGAGCTCGGCGACGTATTGATCACCGACCGAAAACTCTGGCGAAAACTCGATGAGCTTACCGATCGGGACGCCCGTGCCTGGTTCTTCCATGATTACCTGAGCGTGAAGTTCAGCCTGCATGCCTGGTCAGATCTCTCCCACACCGCCCCTGCTCGAAACGCACTGAGGCATAGCTATGTTCATTGTCTGCGGCATTGGGGCGTCGAGAGCAACGGTCCCTCCGGCGCCGCACTCAAGCACTGGGTTGAAAGCAGGTTTGGGTTGAGGCCCACCTACCATGGAGGCCGCCTGGCTGAGGACGAAACCGCGCGAATGAAGTACGTCAGGGACCGTGTGAAAGGTGCGGCGCACACCATGGGCTTGTTCCAACAGCTCGATCTCCTGTACACCCACTCCCAGCGGGAGTTGGTCAGGCAAAGGGGGAACGAGCGCTGGCTGACCCTCTACCGGGGCACGCACGATAGCACGGACTATTGGCTGCAAAATGCTCCTGCCAACGGGCGCCGACTCCTGGTCGAGCTCAACAACCTCAGTTCCTTTACGGAAGACCCCGAGGTGGCCTGGGAGTTCGGCTCGTCAGTCTGGCGCGTGCAGGTCCCAGTTCCCAAGGTCCTCTGCTTTCCGGGCATTCTTCCCCCCCAGTTTCTCCAGGGGGAGTCCGAATGCCTCGTACTCGGCGGCGTTTACGAGGTTGAACGCCTGTCACATTGA
- the modA gene encoding molybdate ABC transporter substrate-binding protein has product MKSHFLRPLSGLARFLGVLMVAATPACRADEVTVLAAASLSDVLKETAPLFEKASGHTLRFNFGGSGTLARQIKEGAPADVFISADEARIDQLEKAGLLQTDSRCILLANTLVVVVAAEGGPGVQALADLGGPGIKRIVIGDPATVPAGSYARDHLQQAGLWEEISGKLLPVDSVRAALAAVEIGNADAGFVYRTDALVSRKVRIALEIPRDRGPRIVYPGAVLKDARCEAAARAYLEWITTEGAQRVFARHGFLRAQPWH; this is encoded by the coding sequence ATGAAGTCCCATTTTCTCCGCCCCCTGAGCGGGTTGGCCCGTTTCCTCGGCGTGCTCATGGTCGCCGCCACACCCGCATGCAGGGCCGATGAGGTCACAGTCCTGGCCGCCGCCAGCCTCAGCGATGTGCTAAAGGAAACCGCCCCGCTCTTCGAAAAGGCATCCGGCCACACCCTCCGCTTCAATTTCGGTGGCTCCGGCACGCTCGCGAGGCAAATCAAGGAAGGTGCCCCGGCTGACGTATTCATCTCCGCCGACGAGGCACGGATCGACCAACTCGAGAAGGCCGGTCTTCTACAAACGGACTCCCGCTGTATCCTGCTCGCGAATACGCTGGTGGTGGTCGTGGCCGCCGAGGGGGGCCCCGGAGTACAAGCGCTTGCCGATCTTGGCGGCCCCGGCATCAAGAGGATCGTCATCGGCGACCCGGCAACGGTACCGGCCGGAAGCTACGCCAGAGACCACCTGCAGCAGGCCGGGCTGTGGGAGGAAATCTCGGGGAAGCTCCTACCCGTCGATTCCGTGCGTGCGGCCCTCGCTGCAGTCGAGATCGGTAACGCGGACGCAGGCTTCGTCTATAGGACTGATGCTCTGGTTTCACGCAAGGTGCGCATCGCCCTCGAAATTCCACGCGACCGGGGCCCGAGGATAGTCTACCCTGGCGCCGTGCTCAAGGACGCGCGCTGCGAGGCGGCGGCCCGCGCCTACCTTGAATGGATAACCACCGAGGGCGCCCAACGGGTGTTCGCGCGGCACGGGTTCCTACGTGCCCAACCTTGGCATTAA
- a CDS encoding ATP-binding cassette domain-containing protein — MINLEHIVWKAGTFTLEADLALGACVTGLFGRSGCGKTSLVEIIAGLRKPLSGRVLIDGKVIADAACRKHTSPEYRKIGYVPQDAALFPHLTVRENMRYGFPPFAPQDPAPRFSWESVTELLDLGRLLGSSPTQLSGGERQRVAIARALLSQPRLLLLDEPFANLDQHRRDTVMPYLRTVRDRLAVPMVFVSHSADDVAALCEQVIVMDGGKVRHLGTPEDVFRIENASVRRLRQDL, encoded by the coding sequence ATGATCAATCTTGAACACATCGTCTGGAAGGCCGGCACTTTCACACTTGAGGCTGACCTGGCGCTCGGGGCCTGCGTTACGGGCCTGTTCGGCCGCTCAGGATGCGGCAAGACCTCCCTCGTCGAGATTATCGCCGGGCTTCGCAAGCCCCTGTCCGGACGGGTCCTCATCGATGGGAAGGTGATTGCGGACGCGGCTTGCCGAAAGCACACGTCCCCTGAGTATCGAAAGATTGGATACGTACCGCAGGACGCCGCCCTTTTTCCCCACCTAACCGTGCGTGAGAACATGCGCTATGGTTTTCCTCCATTTGCACCACAGGATCCCGCCCCCCGATTCTCTTGGGAATCCGTGACGGAACTCCTGGATCTGGGTCGTCTTCTTGGGTCGTCACCCACCCAACTCTCCGGCGGGGAACGACAGAGGGTCGCCATCGCTCGTGCGCTGCTTTCGCAACCCAGGCTCCTGTTGCTCGATGAACCGTTCGCAAATCTCGACCAGCACCGCCGCGACACAGTCATGCCTTACCTTCGCACCGTACGCGACCGACTGGCCGTTCCGATGGTCTTCGTAAGTCATTCAGCCGACGATGTCGCAGCGCTCTGCGAACAGGTGATTGTCATGGACGGGGGCAAAGTTCGCCACCTCGGAACCCCGGAGGACGTGTTCCGGATCGAGAATGCGAGCGTCAGACGGTTGAGACAGGACCTTTGA